From the Vulpes lagopus strain Blue_001 chromosome 15, ASM1834538v1, whole genome shotgun sequence genome, one window contains:
- the LOC121476451 gene encoding 60S ribosomal protein L27a-like, translating to MPSRLRKTQKLRGHVSHGHSRIGKHRKAGGMYHHRINFDKYHPGYFGKVGMRHYHLKRNQSFCPTVNLDKLWTLVSEQTWVNATKNKTGAAPIIDVVQSGYYKVLGKGKLLKQSLIMKAKFFSRRAEENIKGVGGACILVT from the coding sequence ATGCCATCTAGACTGAGGAAGACCCAGAAACTTCGGGGTCATGTGAGCCATGGCCACAGCCGCATTGGCAAGCACCGGAAGGCTGGTGGCATGTATCATCACAGGATCAACTTTGACAAATATCACCCAGGTTACTTTGGAAAAGTTGGTATGAGACATTACCACTTAAAGAGGAACCAGAGCTTCTGCCCAACTGTCAACCTTGATAAACTGTGGACCTTAGTCAGTGAGCAGACATGGGTAAATGCCACCAAAAACAAGACTGGAGCTGCTCCTATTATCGATGTGGTGCAATCGGGCTACTACAAAGTTTTGGGAAAGGGAAAGCTCCTAAAACAGTCTCTCATCATGAAGGCCAAATTCTTCAGTAGAAGAGCTGAGGAGAACATAAAGGGTGTGGGGGGTGCCTGCATTCTAGTAACTTGA